The following are encoded in a window of Gemmatimonadota bacterium genomic DNA:
- a CDS encoding sulfotransferase domain-containing protein, with protein MGAGAPSAAHGSDRGAFPDLIVIGAAKCGTTSLHHQLDLHPQIAMTREKELHFFTGGRRWERGLDWYRAQFDPRAPVRGEASVTYTAFPKHRGVPQRMHDIVPDVRLLYIVRDPIARIVSDYVHRFSDGLEHRPLRDALEVLEGNDLVERSRYHLQLEQYLAVYPQDRLRVVSLERLRADPAGVLQGIYRFLEVDSAFASPRLHDVWNPTAVKRRKGPVARALYRLSRTAPARILSPEMRRRIGLVLYRPFSRPIQRPSLDDITRARLVDFLAPDAARLRALTGEAFAEWSV; from the coding sequence ATGGGCGCCGGCGCGCCGTCGGCGGCCCACGGCAGCGACCGGGGCGCGTTCCCGGATCTCATCGTGATCGGGGCGGCCAAGTGCGGGACCACCAGCCTGCACCATCAACTCGATCTGCATCCCCAGATCGCCATGACGCGCGAGAAGGAGCTGCACTTCTTCACGGGCGGGCGGCGGTGGGAGCGGGGGCTCGACTGGTATCGGGCACAGTTCGACCCGCGCGCGCCCGTGCGGGGTGAGGCGTCCGTGACCTACACCGCGTTCCCCAAGCACCGCGGTGTGCCTCAGCGCATGCACGACATCGTCCCGGACGTGCGATTGCTCTACATCGTTCGTGACCCCATCGCGCGGATCGTGTCGGACTACGTGCACCGCTTCTCCGACGGGCTGGAGCACCGCCCCCTGCGGGATGCGCTGGAGGTCCTGGAGGGGAACGACCTGGTGGAGCGCAGCCGGTACCACCTGCAGCTCGAGCAGTATCTCGCGGTCTATCCGCAAGACCGGCTTCGCGTCGTGTCCCTGGAGCGGCTGCGCGCCGATCCAGCAGGTGTGCTGCAGGGGATCTACCGTTTCCTGGAGGTCGATTCCGCGTTCGCGTCCCCCCGACTCCACGACGTCTGGAATCCCACGGCGGTGAAGCGCCGGAAGGGGCCGGTCGCGCGCGCCCTCTACCGGCTGTCCCGGACCGCGCCGGCGCGCATCCTCTCTCCGGAGATGCGCCGCCGGATCGGGCTGGTGCTGTATCGGCCGTTCTCGCGCCCCATCCAGCGGCCCTCCCTCGACGACATCACCCGCGCACGCCTGGTCGACTTCCTGGCGCCGGACGCGGCGCGCCTGCGCGCACTCACGGGCGAGGCGTTCGCCGAGTGGAGCGTGTGA
- a CDS encoding ADOP family duplicated permease codes for MRGVVEGVRRRVQEIRWTGRALARTPWFSAVVVLVAGLGIGANTAIFSALSVLVLRPLPIEAPDEMVDVLAVVPGGNSFTGFSFADWRDLADGAPALTGLAAYTAVRAPLGTDPLAPPVTVQLTSADYFALLGVRAHLGTVRFDPTAGFGADPSAILSHATWERAFGGDPGVVGRSVTLEGRAFTVVGVAPQGFSGHFIGFPVDAWVPLSMIDVFRPGSDPTSRADKPLELIGRRRPEATVAQIQASLTRVAVDLDRRYPETNAGLRVEVTPTTGIDHSLRSGVFGILAVFGAVAALVLLIACANIGGLLLARAVTRRQEIAVRSSLGASRGRLVWDAVREGLLLFGAGSLLAFGLSVWLTERLERFLAGFRLGVDLPVDLPVLAFTIALGLLTSLVATAAPALYGTGRAPASLLGRGGGGGVGPKRARWAFVVVQVALATSLLVGAGLFTRSVRHGLRADLGLAADDVVVGRLALPGERYDAQSGPAWRDALARQLTGAPTIAAVTWAGRAPLGAARSPVAVGIPGQVPPDGLEGFAVEDMPVGPGWFDVVGLPLVAGRRLSDADHVTSAAVVVNRAFADRFWPGEDPLGRQVVLDGRSREVVGVSADARLLVQDDTPVPTLYRPMEETYRASAVLVIRVAGPIADGKRALADAVSAADAQLRVDQARTLREIANEALLPQRLASGLIGVLGVLGLVLAVLGIHGLVAYTVAQETREIGIRLALGGSKAGVGRAVLTRGLRVVSIGAGAGLLGAVLLTPRARPFLVGVAPIDPFTYGVVAVLVLGMGALAIALPVRRAMRVDPAVALRA; via the coding sequence GGGCCCTGGCCCGCACGCCGTGGTTCAGCGCAGTCGTCGTCCTCGTCGCCGGTCTGGGGATCGGTGCCAACACCGCCATCTTCTCGGCCTTGAGCGTCCTGGTGCTGCGTCCGCTGCCGATCGAGGCACCGGACGAGATGGTCGACGTCCTCGCCGTGGTTCCCGGCGGCAACAGCTTCACGGGCTTCTCCTTTGCCGACTGGCGCGACCTCGCCGACGGTGCCCCCGCGCTCACCGGTCTGGCGGCCTACACGGCGGTCCGTGCGCCGCTCGGAACCGATCCTCTGGCTCCACCCGTCACGGTCCAGCTCACCTCGGCGGACTACTTCGCGTTGCTCGGCGTGCGGGCACATCTGGGGACGGTGCGTTTCGATCCCACCGCCGGATTCGGAGCGGACCCGTCGGCGATCCTGAGTCACGCCACGTGGGAGCGCGCCTTCGGCGGAGATCCGGGCGTCGTCGGACGCAGCGTCACGTTGGAGGGACGGGCGTTCACGGTCGTGGGCGTCGCGCCACAAGGCTTCTCCGGCCACTTCATCGGCTTTCCGGTGGATGCCTGGGTGCCGCTCTCCATGATCGACGTCTTCCGTCCGGGGAGCGATCCCACCTCGCGGGCGGACAAGCCGCTGGAGCTGATCGGTCGCCGTCGGCCCGAGGCCACCGTCGCGCAGATCCAGGCGTCCCTGACCCGGGTCGCGGTGGACCTGGACCGACGCTATCCGGAGACCAACGCCGGACTCCGGGTCGAGGTGACCCCGACGACCGGCATCGATCATTCGTTGCGCTCCGGCGTCTTCGGCATCCTGGCGGTGTTCGGCGCGGTTGCGGCCCTGGTCCTCCTGATCGCTTGCGCCAACATCGGCGGACTCCTGCTCGCGCGGGCCGTCACCCGCCGCCAGGAGATCGCCGTGCGCTCCTCGCTGGGCGCCAGTCGCGGCCGCCTGGTCTGGGACGCCGTGCGCGAAGGGCTGCTCCTCTTCGGAGCCGGTTCGCTCCTCGCGTTCGGGCTGTCCGTCTGGCTCACGGAGCGCCTGGAGCGCTTCCTGGCCGGGTTCCGCCTCGGTGTGGACCTTCCGGTGGATCTGCCCGTGTTGGCGTTCACCATCGCGCTCGGCCTGCTGACCTCCCTGGTGGCCACGGCGGCGCCGGCGCTGTACGGGACCGGCCGGGCGCCCGCCTCGTTGTTGGGCCGGGGCGGGGGTGGAGGCGTCGGCCCCAAGCGTGCGCGCTGGGCGTTCGTGGTGGTCCAGGTGGCGCTGGCCACCTCCCTCCTGGTCGGCGCCGGGCTCTTCACCCGGTCGGTACGGCACGGCCTGCGCGCGGACCTGGGGCTCGCGGCCGACGACGTGGTCGTGGGTCGCCTGGCCTTGCCGGGCGAGCGCTATGATGCGCAGAGCGGCCCGGCCTGGCGTGACGCGCTCGCGCGCCAGCTGACCGGCGCTCCGACCATCGCCGCGGTGACCTGGGCCGGCCGTGCTCCGTTGGGCGCCGCCCGGTCACCCGTTGCCGTGGGGATCCCGGGGCAGGTGCCTCCCGACGGACTGGAGGGGTTCGCCGTCGAGGACATGCCGGTCGGGCCGGGATGGTTCGACGTCGTGGGGCTCCCGCTCGTCGCGGGGCGGAGGTTGAGCGACGCGGACCACGTGACCTCCGCCGCGGTGGTCGTGAATCGCGCCTTCGCGGACCGCTTCTGGCCCGGGGAGGATCCGCTGGGACGTCAGGTCGTCCTGGACGGACGTTCCCGGGAGGTCGTCGGGGTCAGCGCCGATGCACGGCTGCTGGTCCAGGACGACACCCCCGTGCCCACCCTGTACCGACCGATGGAGGAGACGTATCGCGCATCCGCTGTCCTCGTGATACGCGTCGCGGGTCCCATCGCCGACGGGAAGCGCGCGTTGGCCGACGCCGTGAGCGCGGCCGATGCCCAGCTCCGGGTGGATCAGGCGCGTACACTGCGCGAGATCGCCAACGAAGCGCTGCTCCCGCAGCGCCTGGCCAGCGGTCTGATCGGGGTGCTGGGCGTGCTCGGTCTGGTGCTGGCCGTGCTCGGCATCCACGGCCTGGTCGCGTACACGGTCGCGCAGGAGACGCGCGAGATCGGCATCCGCCTGGCACTGGGCGGGAGCAAGGCCGGCGTCGGCCGGGCCGTGCTGACGAGGGGGCTCCGGGTCGTGTCGATCGGGGCCGGGGCCGGACTGCTCGGGGCCGTCCTGCTGACCCCGAGGGCGAGACCGTTCCTCGTGGGCGTCGCCCCCATCGATCCGTTCACCTACGGGGTGGTGGCCGTCCTGGTCCTGGGGATGGGTGCGCTCGCCATCGCGCTTCCGGTCCGGAGGGCGATGCGCGTGGATCCTGCCGTCGCCCTCCGGGCGTGA